The following are from one region of the Bactrocera oleae isolate idBacOlea1 chromosome 6, idBacOlea1, whole genome shotgun sequence genome:
- the PIG-F gene encoding uncharacterized protein PIG-F, with the protein MAPKFDQQKTKHQLFHLSISLATVLICMTYLQFQRNWTNVGSIWKSLVVPIVFTSELLKVLLARFYSRCDDNSLTQKQRQKRASYFSIREICGGLFLQFLCTILYAFICIILGAPVLQSYEQTFVLALLLTLETTTPTVLLLGGGGALQVCFCEKPDFITKSEDTALGLFKYNAIGAILGAWAGSVVAPLDWDRDWQAYPIPNVVGALLGCALGNIYACSQILYATAKVFLNRKRY; encoded by the coding sequence ATGGCACCCAAATTtgatcaacaaaaaacaaaacatcagCTTTTCCACTTGTCCATTAGTTTGGCTACTGTACTAATTTGTATGACGTATTTGCAGTTCCAACGCAACTGGACAAACGTGGGAAGCATTTGGAAGTCCTTAGTAGTGCCTATTGTTTTCACAAGTGAATTGCTCAAGGTACTACTTGCGAGATTCTATAGCCGGTGTGATGATAATTCATTAACACAAAAGCAGCGACAAAAGAGGGCTTCCTACTTTTCAATACGTGAAATATGTGGAggattatttttacaatttttatgtacGATTCTTTATGCGTTCATATGTATTATACTAGGAGCCCCCGTTCTGCAGAGTTATGAACAGACCTTCGTACTTGCACTTTTACTTACATTAGAAACAACAACACCCACAGTATTGCTATTGGGAGGAGGTGGCGCATTACAAGTGTGTTTCTGTGAAAAACCAGATTTCATAACAAAAAGTGAAGACACTGCGCTTGGGTTATTTAAATACAATGCTATAGGCGCTATATTGGGAGCTTGGGCTGGGTCGGTTGTTGCTCCATTAGACTGGGATCGTGATTGGCAGGCATATCCAATACCAAATGTGGTCGGAGCTTTACTGGGATGTGCTCTAGGCAATATTTATGCATGTTCTCAAATTTTGTACGCTACTGCCAAGGTATTTTTAAACAGAAAGCGCTATTAA